From the Catharus ustulatus isolate bCatUst1 chromosome 2, bCatUst1.pri.v2, whole genome shotgun sequence genome, the window AATTgaaagggggaaaggagggTTGAGGGGAGACACTTAAGggcaactttttctttttttccacccccagaaACTGATATGACTACAAACTGCATcagtttttccctctctgatcAGTTTGTCGAGAAGTACGTAGAGCCTGGAAATCACAACAGCGGCACGGATTTGAATCGGACTTGTAAGTGTTTTTCACTTCTGGCAGATAAACAAGTAGAATTAAAAGAAGTTGTTTCTCAAATTCAGTCACTAGTGAGGAAAGCTTCTGTCTTTCTTGGTTTTGCTCACCATTTATTGTTTTTTACAGTTACACGGGCAGTAAGTCAAAGTTGAAAAGGAAGACAGATGTGTTTGCAAGGGTTTTGCTTATGAATGCAGTACAGGGATTTGTGAGTTAACAAATTTGgttctttctgtttcagtggAATCTTTGGTCCTTCTTGACTGTGAATGTAAACTTATCTGATGAAGCAGAAACAGCAGGGTAGAAGGGAATGTAAGATGATGGAAGAAGATCTTTTTCTAGCCCTTTGTCAGCAGACTCGACTTGTGTGTTTCTTTCACATGCAGATCTCTGGCGATTGCAGTTTCTCCTGCCCTTTGTCAGCATCGGCCTCATGTGCTTTGGGGCTCTGATTGGGCTCTGTGCTTGTGCCTGTCGAAGCCTTTACCCGGCTATTGCCACTGGAGTCCTGCATTTCCTAGCAGGTAAGTGTCCTGCCATCCTCCTCCAGAAGCTCAAGACTACCCCTGGAGCACTCACGCCGTGCGTGAGCTCACTGTGCTTTGCTGCTtccttccccagggctgtgtaCGCTGGGCCTCGTTGGCTGCTATGTAGCTGGGATTGAGCTGCTGCATAGGAAGCTACCTCTGCCGGAGGATGTGAAGGGTGAATTCGGCTGGTCCTTCTGCCTCGCCTGTGTGTCAGCACCTTTGCAGTTCATGGCAGCTGCTCTTTTCATCTGGGCAGCTCGCACCAACAGGAAGGAATTCACTCTCCTGAAAGCCTACCGTGTGGCATAAGTGCTGCTACTGCAGTCTGGGCTTTCCATGTTAGAGCCTCTTCTCCCCCAACCCTtactacatttttcttttaatcagaattttatCATGTACTGCATGCTTCTTGCCAGTCAAGACAATTTAGCCTGAAGGCCCTGAAGACAAAGACCTCTGGGCTAAATGACCAAAGCCTGCCAGAAGTCTGCAGAATGTGAACAggttttttaattggttttttaagaattgttattattttttaagctaCATTTGGTTGTTGACAGTTCCCCTTATGTGCCCCTTTGTGATTTTATTGCCCTGTCAGCCTGGAGGAATTAGAAGTGGTGTGGTGGGGTGGAAGAGAGACAAGAAAAAGGTGCAGGTATGCAAGAATGGGAACCTCAGTGCACAAATTATACATAATCAAGAGCTGTCTGCTGTGTGACTGAAGCAGGCAGTACCTACAAGGAGCACCCAAGAGACATGAGGGAATTCAGAAACCTCTGTTATGGAAATACTGTAGCTAAATCAGTCTGTAGCTCAGATACGGGTCTCCTATCACTAGTTTGCTGCATTTTGTTGCATCTGCCAGaactgctggaggcagagcaggcagctgtggTAGTGCCTGTACAGCACAGCCTCCCGAAGGCACGCTTTGCACTTGCTTCTGCCAAGGAGTGGGATAAGATGGTCCTCATgaagctctgtcctgctgtagCTGCACTGCTTCCAGGACCCAGGCTGGTTTGGTATCTGCACTATGTGTGAGTGTGCACTCTAATCTTAATTTGTGGTGCTTTTGCTTGATGTGGAATAAggctttcttcttccttgttGAAAATGACCTTCTCacaagttttttttgttttaatttggtttagtgtatgtgtatatgcacatatataaacttaactttttttaaaccttACCTGTTTATCCTATATAGCACACaacagggttttttaaaaaggtgctgctcttttcccatcttgtttaaattaaataataatagtaataataaacactgaaattttcagCATTGCATTAATCTGATGGGAGGGTGAGGGAATGGTCTAGAGTGGATTTTACTTGGGGGAAGAAGAAACAGTGTCTAGATCACTCTGTTTTCATGGAAATGTCACCAGAAACAATGACATTagatcagatttttaaaattaaatacttgagCACCTGCTAACTTTAAATTTTCTCCTGCTCATCGATGGTGGTCACAACATTCCATGATTTCTAATTAGCTCAAAAATGTTACATTTATTCTAAATTACTGCAACACTGGCCAGACTGGGTGACATGTCATGTCTAGAAAGCGATGTTCCAAGACTGAACTGTTTCATTCTGAGGCCTTAACTCACCTTGTTTCCTTATTCCAGGCTTAATAAAAGAAGAATGGCTTAGGAGAAATAATTCCTGACAAAAAGAGTGATGGCAAggattctgtgggattttggttGATGAGAATGACACAGGAAGAGGCATTTTTAACTCGTGGCTGTTTTTCTGTTGTGcctttgtgggggttttttccctagTAGTTATTTCTACGCAAGCTGTATTTGCTGGGTCAGCAAACAACCCTAATCATGATTTCCCTGAAGATCAGGTATAACTGCttgtgtaatttattttattttttttctcagatgtgTGATAAGTTTCTTTTATTATCATCATTGGAGCCTTTACAAAGTAAAAACAAAGATGATGATGAAAACCAGAATCACTGAAAAAGCAATGGCAAGCCATTCAAGATAATCATCCTTCTCCTGttgagtaattttttatttttcttccttaaaacaGTCTCTTCCCTTCCCTACAATGTCTGGACCACTTATAACCTCATGAGAGGGGGTGTGGTGTTTTTGTGCAGTATCTGTGAGTAAATGAAAATCTGTGCTGCCTGATCTGTGCTGATAGGTTGCTTTTTCAGAGTAATTATCTTGACTTAGGGTAGATAAGGCATAACTGCTTAGCTTATGTTCCTTATTTGCTAGAATTACTAGGGCAAGCCTCAACTTGGGTCAAAAGGACTGAAGTTGTTATTCTGCAGTTTGAGAGGAAACACTGCTGCTGATTTTATCTAgtttatgggggttttttttcttttttttcaggagcTGGCACAATAATTGTATTGTGTGGTTTTAATCTGAGCAGTGAAAATCCTGTGCCCTCACTCTTTCCTCTTGTATGGGacagttatttttctgaagtgcaaatctcagttttcaaaCGTTGTCTTTTTTTGCTTCCAAAAGAATTGTTATAGGGAGAAAAGAGGATGTTAGAGGTGCTATCAGTTCtttcttcataattttaaatgccAGCAAAACTAAGATTGCCTGCTTGTGTCTGTGCCTGAGACAaatgtttctggttttctctgcccagaaatgaagaaaagaagctTTAATTCATCCTTGATTTGgaccattttaactaaaatgaGGGTTACCTTTCAGATTTGCTGGgggttattttctgttttacccTTGTGTAAAGATTTCTTCATCAGAGTGGACCTTGGTGAGAGACAAATGTCGCCCAGAAAGAGGGCTGGCCCTCTCTGTTGGAGGTGGTGGATCTGTGTATCGCTATCTTGCTTTCTAACTGTGTTTTGCTCAAGGTGAGcaaaagggaggaagaagagttCTTGGACTGCTGGCTCGGGTTCAATAAATGGCATTGGAGGACAGAACAACAGAGGAAATACTGAGGATGGAGTAAATCTGTAAAAGAGGTGATTAAACACACTAACTAACAAATAATGAGAGACGCAGAGCATGTGACATGGGctcttcacactgacagagccTCATGCTTTGTTCAGAGACTGCATTCAAGAGGAACTTGAGGCATGTGTGTATGTGGTCACATACTTGTGTGCAAATGCAGACACCCTTGCTCCAAAAAGCAAGAATTGCTTCAACTCAGGAGGATAAAAGGCTGTATTTGTATTCCTCAGTCTTTTGTGGTCTGACCATGGAATATGTTTGCTGATACTAGTTCAGTGCTGAAGGTAGGGATGGGGCAGATACAGTCAGCTGAAAATAGGTGAAAAAAGGGGCTATTGTTTGTCTTCATGCCCAGGGAAAATGGCTCACACCTCTAACTCACACTGTTGTAGGGGCTGGTGAAAGTGAATAGGATGGATATcgaaggaaaaggggaaacaaGAGGAGGAATCTGGAATGAGCGTAAGAACTGAGGGCTCTTGGCACTACATGGGAGCAAGCTCCCAGGACTCCAGCATGAACTCTCCATGTGGTATTGCATAGCCAGGATAGCAAAGGCCAGCTGCTACTCCTGCACCACTTACAACTCTGTCACAGTGGTGACTTAAGGGGGTGAATAGTCCCTTGTGCTTATGAGAAACTCTTAAAGGTTCTGTCCCCCAAATCTGAGCTCAGCAAGCTGCATTTCAAACATGCCACTGTATGACGTTGTTTCTTTCTCACAGGCTTGGATTTGTTCTTCTGTCGAGTCTCTGAAACCTCTGGGAAAGCAAGACTAGCAGAAAGTTTCACGGATCAATAAAGTTTTTAGTCTAGGTAgcaacctcttttttttttttcttaaaatggatGTTTTTCCCATGCTCTCCCCATGCTCCAGCAGTTCTGAGAATGGACTGATCAATGAAGGTGCAAAGAGGGGATTTATTACTGTGTCTGTaaggacagctcctgctggtaTTAGAGATGGCCGAAATTAGAATAGTCAATCCCATTTCCTTACTTTAATAAAAaagtaaggaaataaaatgcagtatAGAGCAGACACAAAATACTGGTTTGTTGTGTAAAGACTATGCACTGAATAGGGGCCTGTTTTGCTGGCAGCATTGTCTTCTTCGTAACCATTGCTTTTGCCCTCTAAATGGTATATGGATTTCATGGACCACACACAAAAGTAATGATATATTTTGGGTGCAAGTGGCAGGAGAGTCCAGGATGACCCAAGAGGCCCTTCTAAATCTTGTCATGCCAGAAACTGTCTTGATCTGTTTTTCCTTGTGGATCATGCTGGCCTAATGATCCTTTCCTCAAAGAGGTCTGTTTGAGTCTTTTTGCTATGGTGATAATGAATGCATCCTCTCTCCTCATCTAAAATgctctgaagtatttttttgagaaaggtgtttggattttggttaggttgttttgttttgttccaatTTTTGCCATGCAGGACTGGCGCCAAGTTATGTACTAGCCTGCAGTCAGTCTCTTGTAGTGTTGTTCTGTGATTCAAGGGAATGACTTCTGAAAAGCTCTTTCCCACTTTCTAGCATTGTTTGTACTCAGCCAGCACCTGTTattcaaaggaaaattctgaaatgtCAGCAGCTTATCATTGCATCTCAGACTGACTATCCACCTCTATTTGTGTGTATTTCTTGCTTGAGGGGATTGTGTGTCTCCACTGAGAGGATAACATCTTGaagctgtgctttttttctcatttcctcagGAACAGCTAGAGTTTGTGCTGTAGAACTTTATAAACTGGTTTTGAATAGGAAAGGACCTAAAGTTTGCATGCTTCTCTCAACTTTCCTATTGCTGTAGAATATCGCCCTGTGTTTTTAAACTATGGCTTTACAGAGTGCCAGATGAACCCTTTGTTCAGGTGATAGTTCAGATGTATAGCAGTGGAAGAGTGGATCCTCCATAACTGGAAGATTGCATAGGTATCTTGGATAATGGCAATAACAGCCATATGCAAAATTGTCTGCAAGCACTTGTCTGCCTTCTGATACATGCCAAGCCTTTGTACAAACCactgagcactgaaaaaaaacctgaaagtaATCACATATTCCACTCCTTtgtctcctccttccttctAAATTTACCCCTTTTAAAAATAGCCACAGGGACAGTGTGTTATTTATTCCTCAGGTTAGAGCCATGAGTGTCAGATGTCTCTGCTCCGTGGTTTCTGTGTACAGACAAGGGTAAAGAAAATGGCTGAGTTTTGTAGGGGATCCAAGCATCTCTTTTGCATTAGGTTTCCTGAGGTGAAGATTGGAAATCTTGAAGAAAACTAGAATGTTTTGTTTAACGGGAATTGTTATTTAATCAGAATCCTCTTTCAAAAAagttagggattttttttaacaatttttccCCACCTTTCTCACATCTTTCATGTGCCTCTTTTAAAGTCTCTCTTACATTTAAGTGTTCTAgaatattatatttttctacATCTTCCTGTCCCTGAAAGCTCAGCTGTGGGGAGTTGTATTGGCTGTGTTAGTATTGACTGTCCTTGGCTCCATGTCAAGCGAGTGTGATGAGagcctgtcccagcagtgtccaaCCACCATGTGCCATCAGTATTTGTACTCTTGGACTGAGCTACAGAGTCAGCACTGCAGTgaattttgggcttttttcatCCTCTGAGGCCAAGTACAGCTTGCACCTTTAGgtgatttaattttttgggaaattgcTCTGCAGAGCTACTGGTGACACTGTTGGCTAAGTGACCGTGACAATCAATACTTTTTTACATTAAATGGGTTCCATGTGACTTCCCTGAGAACCTTTCTTATTTTCAGAGGATTGGCCTGTGACAAACATATAAGAGCACCAAAGGTGGCCACCTgaagtgttttcctttgtgttgACTTCATCGTTGATTGAATCTACCAGTTGATCACCAAGTTGCTGGGTTTTGGAGCACTGGCTGGGTGGCAGCTGGAGTATGCTGGACTGGCAGTGCAGAGTGAGTGCTAATATTCTGTGGtgcctcagctctgccagagccTTCCTGCATGCTGGTGATTTAGATAGCAGATGCTGGAGAACTAGTTTCACAGCCTTTTCCAAATCCTTCCTGGGTCTCAGCCCCAGTGACTTTACTCAAGTCATTTCTCCAGCCCTCATGAAATTGCTTTGATTAAGAAAGAGGTGGAGTTCTTGCCCACAAATCACATCTGCTTCCTGAATGCCTTCTGGGGTTTTAGCAGTGGTTTCTTTTGCAGATTCCTTTTATCTTGTGCTGAAGTGACCCATTCAACCAGCTAACCTTGATTTCCATTTTGATGTTTACTTCCAcacaaaacaacagcagaagTGGTGGAGAGTCATGGtgtctgctcagtgctgggactACTCAGGTTCACTAAAGGTCTTGGAATTCTGAGAAGTGGTTACCCATCCACAGATAATGACAGTAACACaatgctgctggcagaggcacCCTAGTGTCCCAGTGCAAACCTGGGAGGTGaggcaggagaagctgctgaaCTGGCTCAGGCTGCAGTGGGAAATGA encodes:
- the CLDND1 gene encoding claudin domain-containing protein 1 isoform X1, which gives rise to MMDNRFATALVIACVLSLISTIYMAASIGTDFWYEYHTLSPAENVSEAGRSIWEEFVSKDADEKTYTDALFRCNGTVGLWRRCITVPKNSHWYSPPETDMTTNCISFSLSDQFVEKYVEPGNHNSGTDLNRTYLWRLQFLLPFVSIGLMCFGALIGLCACACRSLYPAIATGVLHFLAGLCTLGLVGCYVAGIELLHRKLPLPEDVKGEFGWSFCLACVSAPLQFMAAALFIWAARTNRKEFTLLKAYRVA
- the CLDND1 gene encoding claudin domain-containing protein 1 isoform X2; the encoded protein is MTTNCISFSLSDQFVEKYVEPGNHNSGTDLNRTYLWRLQFLLPFVSIGLMCFGALIGLCACACRSLYPAIATGVLHFLAGLCTLGLVGCYVAGIELLHRKLPLPEDVKGEFGWSFCLACVSAPLQFMAAALFIWAARTNRKEFTLLKAYRVA